One part of the Cottoperca gobio chromosome 14, fCotGob3.1, whole genome shotgun sequence genome encodes these proteins:
- the vps51 gene encoding vacuolar protein sorting-associated protein 51 homolog, whose translation MDSEADGLVAVSGDSGPDRKRRVHGMLKLYYGLNEEGKTAELADSLDPCDINGPQFDPELFLNKLRRECSLAELMDQETCMVKQIRSLDSDMQTLVYENYNKFISATDTIRKMKNDFKKMEDEMDCLSANMSAITEFSARISGTLQDQHAQITKLSGVHTLLRKLQFLFELPARLNKCLEMQAYAQAVRSHRLARCVLQQYSHLPSFKGIQDDCHAIMDKLAQELRQKFRDGGSSAKDLSECVEMLLQLDEPAEELCDKFLSHARSRLESDLQGLEAEIRPYPSASAVKDVSARGLSSPAAPGSPTHNFPKTSNIFSPSSNTDILEFIDRGCNEFVSSLCLAITSYQELFINHAQTGELASKNIPQMANGKLHVFVDDLATRYFSLVERRIQEEKGVGDNSLLVRALDRFHRRLQAVTKLLPGSSVSSQGTEIVIRAATERVKQYLSALQSFYMDSLTDVRQALATPRLSVASASVAGGGALLGGVASGRDAPTSLPELLSSLSASILNQIKSVLASVHLFTAKDITFSNKPYFKGEFCSQGVRESLVVSFIKFVCQSSRQFCESAGDKGGSTPPALLLLLSRLCLDYETSTISYILTLTDEQFLVQHHSPVTPVTTLCTEAREAAQKLLNHYVKVQGLIISQMLRKSVETRDWVNTIEPRNVRAVMKRVVEDTTSIDVQVGFLYEEGVRKAHSSDSSKRTFSVYSSSRQQARYAASYTPSAPMDTNLLSNIHKLFSERIDIFSSVEFNKVSVMTGIIKISLKTFLECVRLRTFGRYGLQQIQVDCHYLQMYLWRFVSDENLVHFLLDEIVGSSAHRCLDPAPMEQSVIEVICERG comes from the exons ATGGACAGTGAGGCAGACGGCTTGGTGGCGGTGTCGGGGGACTCCGGCCCCGACAGGAAGCGCAGGGTGCACGGCATGCTGAAGCTCTACTACGGGTTGAACGAGGAAGGAAAGACCGCGGAGCTGGCGGACTCCCTGGATCCCTGCGACATCAACGGGCCGCAGTTTGACCCCGAGCTCTTTCTCAACAAG CTTAGAAGAGAGTGCTCTCTTGCGGAGTTGATGGACCAGGAGACGTGCATGGTCAAGCAGATCCGCTCTTTGGACAGTGACATGCAGACGCTTGTGTATGAAAACTACAACAAGTTCATATCTGCTACAG ACACCATAAGAAAGATGAAGAATGATTTCAAAAAGATGGAGGATGAGATGGATTGCCTGTCTGCTAATATGTCTGCAATCACCGAGTTCAGTGCTCGTATTAGTGGTACTCTTCAAGACCAGCACGCACAGATTACAAAACTCTCAG GAGTTCACACTCTGTTAAGGAAGCTGCAGTTTTTGTTTGAACTGCCTGCTAGATTAAATAAGTGTCTGGAGATGCAGGCCTATGCTCAGGCGGTGAGGTCCCACCGCCTTGCCCGCTGTGTGCTGCAGCAGTACAGCCACCTGCCCTCCTTCAAGGGGATTCAGGACGACTGTCACGCCATCATGGACAAGCTGGCACAGGAGCTTCGACAGAAGTTCAG GGATGGTGGGTCAAGCGCTAAAGATTTATCAGAGTGTGTGGAGATGCTGCTACAGTTGGATGAGCCAGCGGAGGAGCTCTGTGATAAATTCCTGAGCCATGCGCGGTCTCGACTCGAGTCGGACCTCCAGGGTCTGGAAGCAGAGATAAGACCGTACCCGTCTGCCTCAGCCGTGAAAGATGTTTCTGCACGCGGATTGTCATCTCCTGCAGCCCCTGGATCTCCGACTCATAACTTCCCTAAAACGAGCAATATCTTTTCTCCCAGCTCAAACACTGACATCCTGGAATTCATTGACAGAGGCTGCAATGAATTTGTCAGCAGCTTATGTTTAGCAATAACATCCTATCAAGAACTATTTATCAACCACGCTCAGACAGGTGAGCTTGCATCCAAAAACATTCCTCAGATGGCAAATGGTaaattgcatgtttttgtgGATGATCTGGCTACTCGGTATTTCTCGCTTGTGGAGCGGAGGATACAAGAGGAGAAAGGTGTCGGAGATAACTCCCTCTTGGTCCGCGCACTCGATCGCTTCCACCGCAGACTTCAGGCTGTGACTAAACTGCTGCCAGGCTCTTCCGTGTCATCCCAGGGGACTGAGATTGTGATACGGGCGGCAACGGAGCGAGTGAAGCAGTACCTCTCTGCCCTGCAGAGCTTCTACATGGACAGCTTAACGGACGTGAGGCAGGCCCTGGCGACACCTCGGCTCTCTGTGGCCAGTGCTTCAGTGGCGGGAGGAGGAGCTCTTCTAGGGGGGGTGGCCTCTGGCAGAGATGCTCCGACCAGCCTGCCAGAGctgctctcctccctgtcaGCCTCTATTCTCAATCAGATTAAGTCAGTGCTGGCATCAGTGCATCTCTTCACAGCTAAGGACATTACATTCTCCAACAAGCCATACTTTAAG GGTGAATTCTGCAGCCAGGGTGTACGTGAGAGCCTGGTGGTGAGCTTTATAAAGTTTGTGTGCCAGTCTTCTCGCCAGTTTTGTGAGAGTGCTGGCGACAAGGGAGGTTCCACTCCTCCGGCccttctgttgctgctgtctcGCCTCTGCTTGGACTATGAAACCTCCACTATCTCCTACATACTCACTCTCACAGACGAACAGTTCCTTGTGCAG CACCACAGTCCCGTTACACCTGTCACAACTTTATGTACAGAAGCCAGGGAGGCAGCACAGAAACTGCTCAACCATTATGTAAAG GTTCAGGGCCTCATTATCTCCCAAATGTTAAGAAAGAGTGTGGAAACACGAGACTGGGTCAACACCATCGAGCCACGAAATGTCCGTGCTGTGATGAAGAGAGTAGTAGAAGACACCACCTCGATTGATGTGCAG GTCGGTTTCTTGTATGAAGAAGGTGTGAGGAAAGCACACAGCAGTGACTCCAGCAAGAGGACTTTCTCTGTCTACAGCAGCTCGAGGCAGCAGGCCCGCTATGCTGCCAGCTACACTCCAAG TGCTCCCATGGATACTAATCTACTGAGCAACATACACAAGCTGTTTTCTGAGAGGATTGACATCTTCAGCTCAGTAGAGTTCAACAAG GTCTCCGTGATGACAGGAATTATCAAAATCAGTTTAAAGACTTTCCTGGAGTGTGTCCGCCTGCGCACTTTTGGCCGTTACGGACTGCAGCAGATCCAGGTTGACTGCCACTACCTGCAGATGTACCTGTGGCGGTTCGTCTCCGACGAAAACCTTGTGCACTTCCTGCTGGATGAGATAGTGGGGAGCTCCGCCCACCGCTGCCTGGATCCTGCCCCAATGGAGCAGAGTGTGATCGAAGTCATCTGTGAGCGGGGTTAA